The sequence TCAAAGCTGATATCGACGGGTTAATAATTAATGATAAAATTAACCTCCCTATTGCTCGTTCCTTTGAATTGGGAACATTATCATCTGTGGGATCTGGATCCTTGAGTGTCATGCCAATGAGTTCATATATCGAAGCGTCAGGAACACTGATGGTTAATGAACAGAATGATTTTCTAGAAGTTGTTGTTAATGGCGATATGACAGATCTCTCATCATTATCAACTACAGAGTATTTTTCGTCTAATTATTCAAAGTATTATGCAGAATCCTATTTAAATTTCTATCCAAAATTGTCAACTATATCGTGTAAAGATTATAATAAATGCCCACCCAGCCCAATAAATTTTACAATATTTGATCGATTCTACAATATCACACTAAAAAAACGTCCAGTATTGGAGAATGTATTCGTAACTATTAATTTAAGCAATATTACATATTCTCCAACCCCAACTCCTATTCCATCTCCCACCCCTCAGTACATGAATGCTACAGCTACTATCACCTTCCCAATTACTCGTGAAATTCATGATTTGATATTAGAAATCTGGGATAATAGAACATACCCAAACAGAATATTGACAGGAGAAAGAACAATTATCGAGAATATCACTTTGGATACATCATATGGAACTAACTACACAGTTAACATTTTAAATGACCTCATTGTAAATAATTCATCCCAATATTATGATAATTATTTTTCAAATGTTCAAGAATTAAAACAAGACACAAATAATTACGCAAGTGCTGCAATCTCAAATAAAATTAATTATTATCCCCCAAGAATCGGATCATTACAATATGAATCTGCTAACAGATACTGGGTAAATCAGAATTTACTATATGAAATGGGAGGTTTATTTTTAAACCAGCCCTCAGATCAGGGATCATCAGTTATGCTGGTTCCATCTATTGCAATAACGCCAATTAAAAATATTGACGATGAATATACGTTAAAAGTGAGCATTAACAATATTCGGATAACTGATACAGAAGACATAAGCGGATCAGTGAGTGCACAAATTTTTACAAAAATTGATCAAATTAATCATAATTTATTTGATGGAACTACAGAATTAACAAATTTTGGGGATGAATTCCCCAGTAGTGGCTCGATTAAAAAATACAAGTTGAAGGAAGCAAACACCCCTAATGCATATGCAATTTGGTTAAGGTTTATTCCGGACGATCCAAGAGTAACTAGTTCAACATCCCCTCTTTCTGGAACATTAGGCACGGATGAGATTGAAAGGATGAAAACTTCTACCGAATTATGGAAAAGAGGCTTTGATCAAGTAAAAACAATAACAAATAAAACAATATCAGATAATCCAGATAAACCAGATGTTGGATCTTATAGTGGGTATTTATATTCATTTCGGATAGAAGACGAACCAAAACGGATATTTTCTTCTAATTTGCTAATAGGCCAAGGTGTTGGAAAATTAGCTGGTGATTGTAAAGCCATTACGTATAACAGCTCCAAATGTCTTCCTTCAGTTGAAAAATATATAAAGAATGATTCTAGATATGACGAACCGTTTATCCTAGATTACACTGAATCTGAAGTATCCCTTGTTATGCAGAGTGGGGCACTCTGATGAATTGCAATGAAGGAGTATCTGAAATAGTTGGTGCCATTGCATTAATCGGAATTATCGTTGCTGTGTTTGGTATTTATTCATCAATATATCTACCTATGGTTAAACCACAATCAATTCCACAGGTAAAAATTAGTATGGCATGTAGTGATACAATCGATAATTTTGATACAGAATTTCCCTGTACTCAAGGATCATTTAGTTGTCATCCTTCAAGTGATCCTTTTAATTACAAAATGTGTGAGGAGAATTGCAAATATAAAAAATATCCGGATAAGGAACAATTTTACGCTGATGATTCTTCTGTTGATATTTTAAGATGCATGGAGCATTGTATCGCCCCAATGTGTTCGAATCTTAAAGAATGTAATGTAATTTACTTCTGTCATAATGGTGGGGACACTCTAGATATAGATTTGATGAAAATTATTATTAACGAAGAAAAATTTGATAAGACGGATTTTGAAAAAAAATCATACAATAGTGAAAGTTTTAAAGAATATAACGACATAGGGTCAGACAAATATTTTAGCATCGGCTCCTCATTACGGATCCAAAATCCACCTAAACCGGTTGATAAAGTAATGATTATTTATACAACACCATCAGGAAGTGATGTAACATTAGTTTTGAATCAATTCGGAACTGACGTGATTTCAAAATAATCTTTTCAATCAATTGGTATTTAAATATTAAAAAATCGCTTCTATTTCCAAATTTGAGTGTGCGTATTGTATAATTATCATTTACTATGAGAGAAAATATCATCAAATTTTTTTAATTTAGACTTTTTTTTCCCGTTTTAGTAATAATTTGCAAAAATGTATTACTGATAATTAATGGTTGTTATAAACCTATATATTCTCAAATGATAACAAAATTGTTTGTCATATTGGGGGTATGACAATGAGGCACGAAACTGCAGTATCAGAAGTTATTGGAGCAGTTCTTCTGATAAGTATCGTTATGTTGAGCATGGCAATTATTGGAGTGATCATGCTTTCAACTCCACCACCAGATAAAACACCGAAAGCTTCACTTACGTCATATTGCATTCGGTGTAATTTAACAGGAGATTATGAAATAATCCTATATCATGGAGGTGGTGAATCCATGACTCAGGATCAAATTAAGTTCATTCTTTATCTTGAAGATGGAAGTTCAAAAGAGATTATTCCCTGGTGGGTTTACGAAGGGACACCTGAAGATTGTATGTTTTCCGATATTGGTGATAGTAGTCTTTCATCCAGAGAATATTGGAATACTGTTAAAGAATGGAAAAGTGGGCAAACTTTAAGGTTTAGAGAAAATTTCTCTTCAAAACCAATCGGGATGGATATTCAATATTATCCATTTAAGTCCCCCATGGTAAAAGTTAATTTTAAGGAGCAGATTAAAGACGCTCCCTGCGTTAAAGATTCTAATTCATGTAAAGATCCTACACACGAACTAATTCCAGTTTTAGTTAATCCAAGGAAAAAAGGTGATCCGGGATGTAATCCAGCTGGATGTGATGATGGCTCATGTTATGCACAATTTAAGTACCAGTTACATGCAGACTCAGATACAGATAACTATCACATTCCCGTTCAACAACGAGAAAAGCCATGGAATTATTTTATTGGAAATATGAGTGTAGTGGTTCACGAAGATTTTAATAATACTGGAAATATGTCAGATATAATTACTGTATATTTCTTCAATGAAGTTCAGTGGTGGCTTGGAAGAACAAAAAGTGAGATTGCACGATGTGAGTAAAAATGAGAAAAGAGAAAGCATTGTCTGAAATTGTTGGAGCATTAATTCTTGTAGCTTTAGTCATTACGGGAATTGGAATAATTGGTGTGTTATTACTTTCAACCCCGCCTCCTGAAGCAAAAGAAAAAGTCGTGTTAAGTTCCTCATGTTTGCAATGTAATTCGAGTTCTTTTATTATTGTTACCCGACATGAAGGTGGGGATACAATCGATCCCCAGAAAATGAAATTTTACTTGTCTACTGAGTTTTTTAATCGGACCATAATGGAAAGAGTCATTGTTTATCCAACGTGGTTTTATCCTGCAGAGATATTTTCATCCTTGGATAAAACTCAGATATGTTCTCCTTCTTATGAAGATTCAGAAAAATTTGCATTTAAAAGAAATACTAACATAATGAAAAATGGAGATGTCATTGTGATTTGGTATCAAATGAAAAATAACGGGTGATTAATATGAAATTTAACAAAATTTTAAAGATTGCAGGTTTTTTTTTTGTAGCAATTTTGATTGGATGTTGGACAATTGTTGTTGCAGAGGAAGGTGTGATAAATGAAGGCCTTGGAAAGCCAAGAGCCTTAGACATTTACATCGGTGATTTTCCTTATAGTTCATCAATTGGGGGTAATATCAGCTCTGGAAAAGAAGAAGTACCAAATGATTTTAAAGTTATTAAAGATGATAAAAACTTTGATGAGCCGGAATGGTTTTATCCCACAGAAACCCCGATTGTCCCTACACCAACTGCAACTGCAGTAATTCCCGTTGATCTCGGAGGTGTTGGGGCGTCAGTATGTGTAATGGACAATACAACTGATGTTATTGTAGACTTTGCTTATTCTTCTGCTGGATACAAAAATGAATTCAGATTATCAAAACCGCGAACCGAAACGTTAGGTTGGTCTGAAGGAGAAATGCCAAATGATCGGAAGGGAACGTCATTCGGAACAACGTGGAACTTAGGTAAATTCCCTGCAGGAACAGAATTGATCTTCTCCGATACTGCTAACGGAAAAACATACTATACCGGCCCAAGCTCAAGAAATCCAGATAAATTAGCTCATGCTGCAATTACATTTAAAAATAGTGGAACACATCATAGGTATCTGGTTAGCTTTGAAGATTTTTGGAATGGGGGCGATAAAGATTACAATGATTTAGAATTCTATTTAAGTGGTGAGTTATCAACGGGATGTGCTGCAGATGATGATACTGGAAGCGGCGTGATTATCCCAATTTATGTAAATGGGACAGTCTGTAAATGTAAATCTCCAAAATATAATGATCCAATGTGGAATTCAAAAGGGAAAGTAACATGTGTCGCACAATTTACATATGAAAGTTCATCAGATGGCTTGGAAATTCCAATCCATGTATCAAGTCTTCCATGGAATGAATTTACAGGATCAGGAATGGTCAAGCAATACCGATGTCAGCCCAAGAAATTTTACATTGATGTTCGTAATGCACCATTTTGGACGAATAGATTCTCGAACAATATAATGTGGAAATTAGGTCATGACCAGAGTATTTTAGTCAAATGTGAGAAAAATACCCCATGGTGTGATGATATTAGCCCAGGACTTAGTGACACTATCTGTAATTATTGTAGTGATGGATACCACTATTAGTACGTAATCAATAAAAATCAAAATATATATTTTTATAATTGATGAACATATAAACGTGTTATTATTGCGTTGCTATGACACATATTATTCATCCACTGAAATCATAATCCCACCATAAGATCTATCAATACCGTCAATCTACAGCATCCGTTTTTGGCCTCCTTTTCTCAACACCACCGGATGAAGACCAATCCGACCCCAAAAGAAGCACGATATACATCCGAATCAACCAAATTAGTCCAAATGTACTCATTTCAGTCAATTAGTCCACAAATAACTGCATAAATCTAGTTTTAACCCCATATAAACCGATTTATCTTTCCATACCCCCCAAAAATACTGGCAAAACTCACCTTCAGTTATTCTCACCTCCAGGTACAATAATCCCTCTGCTAAAAACATCAAAAATTAACCTATATCCAATTATAACCAAATTTAAGGCACTAATAGAAATATCAACCAATTTGCCTTGAGGAAGAGATATCTATCCGAAATCCCCCTTCCGGAATCAGGATCTCAAACCTGGCACCTTCTCCAAACACTCCACATTCTTTGATACTAATACCGGTTATATCCAAAATCTCCCGGATTAAAAACAACCCCAGGCCGGTGTTCTTCCCATGCCCTTGTTTAAACACCAATTCTTTTTCATTATCCGGTATCCCACACCCATTGTCCTCATAGACCAGACAATAATTCTGACCTGAATGGAAACCGGATATCCGGACCTGTGATGCTCCACCACCATGGCGGATGGAATTATCAAGAAGATTGTAAAAAACCTTGGAGAACATTAGGTCTGCATACACAAAAAGACCGGAAACGTCACGGGTAACAGAAATCTTTGAAGACAACTGGGTGATATCAGGCTCCACAAATATCATGTCAATAGAAATCCATTGGGGAGCCTGACTTCCCATCTCTTCATACACACCAGTAAAAGAAATAATCTCACCGATGGATTCTCCTGCCTGTAATATTTTCTTGAGGTACGCAGGATCACTTTCAGGATACGAATCTTCAAGCATCCGGGAATATCCATTCACTACCGTTACCCAGTTTAAAATATCGTGCCTGGTAATACTCGTAAGCAGATTGAGCTTTTTATTAACCAGACGAAGGCTTTGTTCTGCAGCACGCCGCTCAGTTACTTCATGTTCAAGCTGGAGATTCATAGTTTCGAGCTGCTCATTTCGAGATTGAAGATCGAGTTTGGAGAGTTCACGCTCGGTAACATCGATGCAAAGAAGAATCCTGCCTTCGCCTTTTGCCAGTGATTTGTCCGTTTGAATCGGGTAGACCCTGAACTCAATCCACCGGTCACCTATATGGGAGATCTGGTTTTCCGGAAGAGAACAATCCTGGCCTTCCGTAACACAACTGGGAAGGAAAGGAGAGAGCACGGATATATGACTCCCGATGACATCCATCGAGAGTGAAAGCATGGTTCCAGCAGCAGGATTAATCTCTACGATCCGGTCCCGTTCATCAATTACAATGACTCCCTCCTGCATATCAATCAGGATCTGCTCATGGGCAACCGGAATCAGATCAAAGAGAAGATACCTGGTTATTGCATAGATGAAAATGAGTCCGGTCACGGTAAATGAGATCGGAGTAAAATCAATTCCGAGAAATATCGGAGAAGCAAGTGCATAGAGCAGGCTTGAAATAAAAGGAAAGAGTGAACTTACGAAAATAAGCCACATCTGAACGGCATACACCGGTGGTGATCGAATAACAGAGTGTAGGAGCACTCCGGCTGCTGCAAAGTAGAGCAGAAAACTATAGACAATCTCTACCCAGTACCAGGCACCATGGATATAGATGAGAGATATCCCGGCAAGCATTGATTGGACAACATATATCTCCGGCCAGACAAGCCCATGAAATGGAAATGTTA comes from Methanospirillum hungatei and encodes:
- a CDS encoding type IV pilin N-terminal domain-containing protein; its protein translation is MAIIGVIMLSTPPPDKTPKASLTSYCIRCNLTGDYEIILYHGGGESMTQDQIKFILYLEDGSSKEIIPWWVYEGTPEDCMFSDIGDSSLSSREYWNTVKEWKSGQTLRFRENFSSKPIGMDIQYYPFKSPMVKVNFKEQIKDAPCVKDSNSCKDPTHELIPVLVNPRKKGDPGCNPAGCDDGSCYAQFKYQLHADSDTDNYHIPVQQREKPWNYFIGNMSVVVHEDFNNTGNMSDIITVYFFNEVQWWLGRTKSEIARCE
- a CDS encoding type IV pilin N-terminal domain-containing protein encodes the protein MRKEKALSEIVGALILVALVITGIGIIGVLLLSTPPPEAKEKVVLSSSCLQCNSSSFIIVTRHEGGDTIDPQKMKFYLSTEFFNRTIMERVIVYPTWFYPAEIFSSLDKTQICSPSYEDSEKFAFKRNTNIMKNGDVIVIWYQMKNNG
- a CDS encoding DUF4114 domain-containing protein, whose amino-acid sequence is MKFNKILKIAGFFFVAILIGCWTIVVAEEGVINEGLGKPRALDIYIGDFPYSSSIGGNISSGKEEVPNDFKVIKDDKNFDEPEWFYPTETPIVPTPTATAVIPVDLGGVGASVCVMDNTTDVIVDFAYSSAGYKNEFRLSKPRTETLGWSEGEMPNDRKGTSFGTTWNLGKFPAGTELIFSDTANGKTYYTGPSSRNPDKLAHAAITFKNSGTHHRYLVSFEDFWNGGDKDYNDLEFYLSGELSTGCAADDDTGSGVIIPIYVNGTVCKCKSPKYNDPMWNSKGKVTCVAQFTYESSSDGLEIPIHVSSLPWNEFTGSGMVKQYRCQPKKFYIDVRNAPFWTNRFSNNIMWKLGHDQSILVKCEKNTPWCDDISPGLSDTICNYCSDGYHY
- a CDS encoding histidine kinase N-terminal 7TM domain-containing protein; protein product: MQFSLYAGLLLLSCLVSIALAGYASHRTSDKVMRAFLFLMLGVFLWSFTYLLEAVSTSIEYKLVWAVLSVTDLIVPVLFLNFVLQFSRLGNRIPPVALALLMIIPAISFLLAVTFPFHGLVWPEIYVVQSMLAGISLIYIHGAWYWVEIVYSFLLYFAAAGVLLHSVIRSPPVYAVQMWLIFVSSLFPFISSLLYALASPIFLGIDFTPISFTVTGLIFIYAITRYLLFDLIPVAHEQILIDMQEGVIVIDERDRIVEINPAAGTMLSLSMDVIGSHISVLSPFLPSCVTEGQDCSLPENQISHIGDRWIEFRVYPIQTDKSLAKGEGRILLCIDVTERELSKLDLQSRNEQLETMNLQLEHEVTERRAAEQSLRLVNKKLNLLTSITRHDILNWVTVVNGYSRMLEDSYPESDPAYLKKILQAGESIGEIISFTGVYEEMGSQAPQWISIDMIFVEPDITQLSSKISVTRDVSGLFVYADLMFSKVFYNLLDNSIRHGGGASQVRISGFHSGQNYCLVYEDNGCGIPDNEKELVFKQGHGKNTGLGLFLIREILDITGISIKECGVFGEGARFEILIPEGGFRIDISSSRQIG